In one Candidatus Absconditicoccus praedator genomic region, the following are encoded:
- a CDS encoding DUF559 domain-containing protein translates to MKNKQFIDYDNERSLVLQKYGIIVIRYNNYDIFKNLEAVQIDLENKIKDR, encoded by the coding sequence ATGAAAAACAAGCAATTCATAGATTATGATAACGAAAGAAGCTTGGTTTTACAAAAATATTGAATCATAGTTATTAGATACAACAATTACGATATTTTCAAAAATCTAGAAGCAGTGCAAATTGATTTGGAAAATAAAATTAAAGATAGGTAA
- a CDS encoding restriction endonuclease subunit S, with protein sequence MQTVKLGDIGKIVTGSTPSTKVPEYYGDEYLRVCPKDLDQGIYVFDTEKKLSSMGFEKMKSKHIPAGSVMVGCIGNIGKCAIATEKTCTNQQINSIIPDENKVYNKYLYFSIKFYEQLFQTRSTSTVVSILNKKSFSNLEIPLPDLSTQKAIADKLEKIENLIEMKKQVISKTDELTKSIFIDMFGDPYLNPKGWEIKRIKDLVTSVNYGTSKKAFEEKTQGSYEILRMNNITYSGNINLESMKYINLDTEEEKRKYLLEKGDVLFNRTNSKELVGKTAVYDLDMPRAFAGYLIRIKVDKEKILPIFLSTFLNSDYGKKVLFTMAKSIVGMANINAKEVQSIKIYLPPLELQQEFANKIQQIEAKKQLHQQSLEKLQELYSSQMQESFRF encoded by the coding sequence ATGCAAACAGTTAAACTTTGAGATATTTGAAAAATTGTTACTTGATCAACTCCTTCTACAAAAGTACCGGAGTATTATTGAGATGAATATTTACGAGTATGTCCAAAAGATTTGGATCAAGGTATATATGTTTTTGATACAGAAAAAAAACTTAGTAGTATGTGATTTGAAAAAATGAAGTCAAAACATATTCCCGCTTGAAGTGTTATGGTGTGATGTATTGGAAATATTTGAAAATGTGCAATAGCAACTGAGAAAACTTGTACTAATCAACAAATAAATTCTATAATACCTGATGAAAATAAGGTTTATAATAAATACTTATACTTTTCTATAAAATTTTATGAGCAACTATTTCAAACAAGATCAACCTCCACAGTTGTTTCAATATTAAATAAAAAATCGTTTTCTAATCTTGAAATCCCTCTCCCAGATCTTTCAACCCAAAAAGCCATAGCCGACAAATTGGAGAAGATAGAAAATCTGATAGAAATGAAAAAACAAGTCATATCCAAAACCGATGAGCTAACAAAATCAATATTCATTGATATGTTTGGTGATCCTTACTTAAATCCAAAGGGGTGGGAAATAAAAAGAATTAAAGATTTAGTTACATCTGTAAATTATTGAACTTCTAAGAAGGCTTTTGAAGAAAAAACACAAGGAAGTTATGAAATATTAAGAATGAATAATATTACTTACAGTTGAAATATTAATTTAGAAAGTATGAAGTATATTAATTTGGATACTGAAGAAGAAAAAAGAAAGTATCTTTTAGAAAAATGAGATGTTTTGTTTAATAGGACAAATAGTAAAGAATTAGTTTGAAAAACAGCAGTATATGATCTTGATATGCCAAGAGCTTTTGCTGGGTATTTGATAAGGATTAAAGTTGATAAGGAAAAAATTTTACCTATCTTTTTATCTACTTTTTTAAATTCTGATTATTGAAAAAAGGTTTTATTTACTATGGCAAAGAGTATTGTTTGAATGGCAAACATAAATGCTAAAGAAGTACAAAGTATAAAAATTTATCTTCCACCTTTGGAACTCCAGCAGGAATTTGCCAACAAAATTCAGCAAATAGAAGCTAAAAAACAGCTTCACCAACAATCCTTGGAAAAACTTCAGGAGCTTTATAGTTCGCAAATGCAGGAGAGTTTTAGGTTTTAA
- a CDS encoding DEAD/DEAH box helicase family protein, which translates to MNEEQTKQNFIDTKLQQAGWDIRNKNQVYKEFPIHQNGTTYYADYALLDTDSKVLAIIEAKSDIRSSREGYYQALNYSAGIEQHQDFAPLVFFSNGKQIFYCNLKTPPRQIKTFFSKSDLKRITTLQKIQQPASNPKVDNNIAGRSYQIQAIKSITEGIDRGERKFLLTMATGTGKTRTAMGLIDVLLRSYHVQKVLFLCDRTALRDQAFKDGFKQYFPNEPKSLIVSDQTDENSRLFAATYQTMINYLDKFSSGFFDIIIVDEVHRSIFGQWKQILDHFDAYKVGLTATPVDYVERNTYEEFDRREQDPTFAYTLDDAINEGYLVPYKVLLARTKVQIQGIKGRQLPGHLKEQLQREGKTPEEYNFEGEDINKKINNKDTDRAIVREFMQNSIKAEDGLPGKTIIFAVNQLHAENLQQAFEEMYPQYRDFAVVITSNVERASEKYEDFKKSRTSKQNRVAISVDMLDTGVDVPDVVNLVFAKPVLSEAKFWQMVGRGTRLCPDLFGPGEDKEYFLIMDFGINFDEDHEFREPPKQPKSLQQKIFESKIDQMKLFENREDKQNYNKLKNQLLEMVNNLPVNDETVQYQEVLDEIESGRIFDNIAVNPYEKLQKVAPLMRYYGKHSVDELRFLEKTNRLKSQIIQGEVDDTTQDKIASDINALARNISNVEQKQDKLDKVLSPSYWEDMEFGQIEELEQDFTPLMKYKVKTSKDILVTDIQDDVIERRWIEYEEGKQMPSEKYWKEFEQTMEELTSSHPVVQKLLGGEELSDDEISMLEQELSSNEYRMNLDNLRKAYGRPTASFRQLVEVALGVGDMPDWEAEVDRLVEEFIKESNFDSRQIMFLRVLKSMLIQKKELNVPDDFYSPMVENSLGIDAFDKLFGDDEAEEIKEFLEKFRLG; encoded by the coding sequence ATGAATGAAGAACAAACAAAACAAAATTTCATAGATACCAAGCTTCAGCAAGCAGGATGGGATATTCGCAACAAAAATCAAGTCTACAAAGAATTTCCTATTCATCAAAACTGAACTACTTATTATGCAGATTATGCGCTATTGGATACAGACTCCAAAGTTTTGGCAATTATAGAAGCCAAAAGCGATATCAGAAGCTCCAGAGAATGATACTATCAAGCTTTGAATTATTCTGCTGGGATAGAGCAACACCAGGATTTTGCTCCTTTGGTGTTTTTTAGTAACTGAAAACAAATTTTCTACTGCAATCTCAAAACTCCACCAAGGCAGATTAAAACTTTTTTTAGCAAATCCGATCTCAAAAGAATCACCACTCTCCAGAAAATACAACAACCAGCAAGCAACCCCAAAGTAGACAACAATATAGCAGGTAGGAGTTATCAAATTCAGGCTATCAAATCCATCACGGAATGAATTGATAGGTGAGAGAGGAAGTTTTTGCTGACAATGGCTACTGGTACGGGGAAGACAAGAACTGCAATGTGACTGATAGATGTATTATTGAGGTCTTATCATGTCCAAAAGGTTCTTTTCCTGTGTGATAGGACTGCACTTAGAGATCAGGCTTTCAAAGACTGATTCAAACAGTATTTTCCAAATGAGCCCAAAAGTTTGATTGTTTCAGACCAAACAGATGAGAATTCCAGGCTTTTTGCAGCTACTTATCAGACAATGATAAACTATCTTGATAAGTTTAGTAGTTGATTTTTTGATATTATCATAGTTGATGAGGTTCACAGAAGTATTTTTTGACAATGGAAGCAAATCCTGGACCATTTTGATGCCTACAAAGTGGGTCTTACAGCCACTCCGGTAGATTATGTAGAAAGAAATACTTACGAAGAGTTTGATCGTAGAGAACAGGATCCTACTTTTGCTTATACTCTGGATGATGCAATCAATGAGTGATACCTTGTCCCTTACAAAGTACTTTTGGCAAGGACCAAAGTTCAGATACAGTGAATCAAATGAAGGCAATTACCCTGACATCTCAAAGAGCAGTTACAAAGAGAATGAAAAACTCCAGAAGAATACAATTTTGAGTGAGAAGATATCAACAAAAAAATCAACAACAAAGACACCGACAGGGCTATAGTTAGGGAGTTTATGCAAAATTCTATCAAAGCAGAAGACTGACTACCTTGAAAAACCATAATTTTTGCTGTAAATCAACTACATGCAGAAAATCTGCAGCAGGCTTTTGAGGAGATGTATCCTCAGTACAGGGATTTTGCAGTAGTGATTACTTCCAATGTAGAAAGAGCATCTGAAAAATATGAAGATTTCAAAAAATCCAGGACAAGCAAGCAAAACAGGGTAGCAATTTCTGTGGATATGTTGGATACTGGTGTAGATGTGCCTGATGTGGTAAATCTTGTTTTTGCAAAACCTGTGCTTTCTGAAGCAAAATTTTGGCAGATGGTAGGTAGGTGAACAAGGCTTTGTCCGGATCTTTTTGGTCCTTGAGAAGACAAGGAGTATTTTTTGATAATGGATTTTGGTATTAATTTTGATGAAGATCATGAATTTCGTGAACCTCCCAAGCAGCCCAAAAGTTTGCAGCAAAAGATTTTTGAGTCCAAGATAGATCAGATGAAGCTTTTTGAGAACAGAGAAGACAAGCAAAACTACAACAAACTAAAAAACCAGCTCCTGGAAATGGTAAATAACTTGCCGGTTAATGATGAAACTGTTCAGTATCAAGAGGTTTTGGATGAGATTGAATCTGGTAGGATTTTTGATAATATCGCAGTCAATCCTTATGAAAAATTGCAAAAAGTAGCTCCTTTGATGAGGTATTATGGCAAGCACAGTGTAGATGAACTTAGGTTTTTGGAGAAAACAAACAGGCTAAAATCTCAGATAATACAGTGAGAGGTAGATGACACAACTCAAGACAAGATAGCTTCGGATATCAATGCTTTGGCAAGAAATATTAGCAATGTAGAGCAAAAACAGGACAAGCTGGACAAGGTTTTGTCTCCTTCGTATTGGGAAGATATGGAGTTTGGGCAGATAGAAGAGTTGGAGCAGGATTTTACTCCTTTGATGAAGTACAAGGTCAAAACTTCCAAGGATATACTGGTAACAGATATCCAAGATGATGTGATAGAAAGGAGGTGGATAGAGTATGAAGAGGGTAAGCAGATGCCTTCTGAAAAGTACTGGAAGGAGTTTGAGCAGACAATGGAGGAGTTGACCTCTTCGCATCCGGTAGTGCAGAAGCTTTTGGGTGGTGAGGAGTTGTCTGATGATGAGATTTCTATGCTGGAGCAGGAATTAAGTAGTAATGAGTACAGGATGAATTTGGACAATCTAAGGAAAGCTTATGGTAGGCCTACGGCAAGTTTTAGGCAGTTGGTAGAAGTTGCTCTGGGAGTTGGTGATATGCCCGACTGGGAGGCAGAAGTAGATAGGTTGGTAGAGGAGTTCATCAAGGAAAGTAATTTTGATTCTAGGCAGATAATGTTTTTGAGGGTTTTGAAAAGTATGTTGATACAGAAAAAGGAGTTGAATGTGCCGGATGATTTTTATTCGCCTATGGTGGAGAATAGTTTGGGGATAGATGCTTTTGATAAGTTGTTTGGGGATGATGAAGCTGAGGAGATCAAGGAGTTTTTGGAGAAGTTTAGGTTGGGGTAG
- a CDS encoding DEAD/DEAH box helicase: protein MNRLIKTKFGKNFIYGYIEPLVSNKRKIFESWGKNINLQNLRKCQKGAIYGVLSHWTISTKPGIVVMPTGTGKTETLISLILYAKLNNILIIVPSDVLRKQTYEKILELGVLKENLIINTKIKNPLVGVLYHGDSQENIKKICKNSNIIISTMKLISNLDDNSKQELINNLDYFFVDEAHHSKAETWDAFLGKAKANNKRIVKFTATPFRQDNQIIDGSIVYNYSLRKAQNDGLFKSINFLPIEAFDNTVSDSEIAEKSTQQLKNDKNSGYSHILMVRVSKISRTSEVLDHYKNIYDESKIVTIHSDLRDYKKKEILRGIKNGQYDVVICVGMLGEGFDLNMLKILAYHDKYKNLSTTLQLLGRFSRSGDEEIGNATIITNIQDKNISQSLSDLYKNNADWNYIISHKSENTIESLKIKKEFFENFESNLIEDGGEYENLSYNIKEDNFIIPSSTEVYETYSEFDFKNCATILENEGYLVNYNINENILYSLKKDKKNITWIQTKDIYDIQWSFFVMYYDKNTYKIFIYSNSESFKENIIKKFNFHQSNLGKKVLNIYEDDYIDKIKVLGRSNLSTQETTSYNSDMGKDVIKNISDLEKYLSTIKNVSASTFGGGISKILGTSCKGKVWNTEKVDLFEWKNWCVYVSSKVLGNEVSESDLPRIFQGFVNEYNLGENINYLDAERIVGIFWNEKIYSEEIKISDHDIYDYDLIIDRDNIDKDNFIIPLNIENQECTIRIKIYYDEEENKISVSYYEQHDLYIRVNDDYYDLVDWINNNPFYLRYIDNSYLDDKLYYKTGKSYVFNNNRLISWNWSGYDIKKEERNGNDNCDSVQKCVIDNLFQNNYDIIFFDHGKGEIADIIGIYISNGTINLDLYHCKTSGSGAPRNQINDLYDVCGQAQKSAIWNNINEMYTQIIYRSKNASNSKFIEGNKEEFDKIIENRKKYSLEVKYSVYVVNPMVNLSSIQGNTNQNQLLGSTEGYLKDFYGIDFYVIGS, encoded by the coding sequence ATGAATAGATTAATTAAAACCAAATTTTGAAAAAACTTTATTTATTGATATATTGAACCTTTAGTTTCAAATAAAAGAAAAATTTTTGAGTCTTGGTGAAAAAATATAAATTTACAAAATTTAAGAAAATGTCAAAAGTGAGCTATTTATTGAGTTTTATCACATTGGACAATTTCAACCAAGCCCTGAATTGTAGTAATGCCAACTTGAACATGAAAAACTGAAACTTTAATATCTTTGATACTATATGCAAAATTAAATAATATTTTAATAATTGTACCTAGTGATGTTTTGCGCAAACAAACTTATGAAAAAATTTTAGAATTATGAGTTCTGAAGGAAAACTTAATTATAAACACAAAAATTAAAAATCCTTTAGTGGGAGTTTTATATCATTGAGATTCTCAAGAGAATATAAAAAAAATTTGTAAAAATTCAAATATTATAATTTCTACTATGAAGCTTATTAGTAATTTAGATGATAATTCAAAACAAGAACTTATAAATAATCTTGATTATTTTTTTGTTGATGAAGCTCATCATTCAAAAGCTGAGACATGGGATGCTTTTTTGTGAAAGGCTAAGGCAAATAATAAGAGAATAGTTAAGTTTACTGCAACTCCTTTTAGACAAGATAATCAAATTATAGATTGAAGTATTGTATATAATTATTCACTAAGAAAAGCTCAGAATGACTGACTATTTAAATCTATAAATTTTCTTCCAATAGAAGCTTTTGATAATACTGTTTCTGATAGTGAAATTGCTGAAAAATCAACACAACAACTTAAAAATGATAAAAATTCTTGATATTCTCATATATTAATGGTTAGAGTTTCGAAGATTTCAAGAACTAGTGAGGTTTTAGATCACTATAAAAATATTTATGATGAGTCAAAAATAGTTACAATTCATAGTGATTTGAGAGACTATAAAAAAAAAGAGATATTAAGGGGAATTAAAAACTGACAATATGATGTGGTTATATGTGTTTGAATGTTATGAGAAGGGTTTGATCTTAATATGCTTAAAATATTAGCTTATCATGATAAATATAAAAATTTATCAACAACTTTACAACTTCTTTGAAGATTTTCTCGTAGTTGAGATGAAGAAATTTGAAATGCAACTATTATAACAAATATACAAGATAAAAATATCTCTCAAAGTTTGAGTGATTTATATAAAAATAATGCAGATTGGAATTATATTATTAGCCATAAATCTGAAAATACAATAGAATCTCTAAAAATAAAAAAAGAATTTTTTGAAAATTTTGAGAGTAATTTAATAGAGGATTGATGAGAATATGAAAATTTAAGTTATAATATAAAAGAAGATAATTTTATTATACCTTCAAGTACTGAAGTTTACGAAACATATAGTGAATTTGACTTTAAAAATTGTGCTACTATTTTAGAAAATGAATGATATTTAGTAAACTATAACATAAATGAAAATATCTTATATTCATTAAAGAAAGATAAAAAAAATATAACATGGATTCAAACTAAAGATATATATGATATTCAATGGAGTTTTTTTGTAATGTATTATGATAAGAATACTTATAAAATATTTATTTATTCTAATTCAGAATCTTTCAAAGAAAATATAATTAAAAAATTTAACTTTCATCAGTCTAACTTATGAAAAAAAGTTTTAAATATATATGAAGATGATTATATTGATAAAATAAAAGTATTAGGAAGATCTAACTTGTCAACTCAAGAAACTACAAGTTATAATTCTGATATGTGAAAAGATGTTATAAAAAATATATCTGATTTAGAAAAGTATTTAAGTACAATAAAAAATGTATCAGCTAGTACTTTTGGATGATGAATTAGTAAAATTTTAGGTACTTCATGTAAGTGAAAAGTATGGAATACTGAAAAAGTAGATTTATTTGAATGGAAAAATTGGTGTGTATATGTATCTTCAAAAGTGTTAGGTAATGAAGTTTCTGAAAGTGATTTGCCAAGAATTTTTCAAGGATTTGTTAATGAGTATAATTTATGAGAAAATATTAACTATTTAGATGCAGAAAGAATTGTTTGAATTTTTTGGAATGAAAAAATTTATAGTGAAGAAATTAAAATAAGTGATCATGATATTTATGATTATGATTTAATTATAGACAGAGATAATATAGATAAAGATAACTTTATAATACCTTTAAATATTGAAAATCAAGAATGTACTATTAGGATTAAAATTTATTATGATGAGGAAGAAAATAAGATCAGTGTTTCATATTATGAACAACATGATTTGTATATAAGGGTAAATGATGATTATTATGATTTAGTTGATTGGATAAATAACAATCCTTTTTATTTAAGGTATATTGATAATTCATATTTAGATGATAAATTATATTATAAAACTTGAAAAAGTTATGTTTTTAATAATAATAGATTAATTAGCTGGAATTGGAGTTGATATGATATAAAAAAAGAAGAGCGAAACGGTAATGATAATTGTGACAGTGTTCAAAAATGTGTAATAGATAATTTATTTCAAAATAATTATGATATAATTTTTTTTGATCATTGAAAATGAGAAATTGCAGATATTATAGGTATATATATAAGTAATTGAACTATTAACTTGGATTTATATCATTGTAAAACTTCTTGATCAGGAGCTCCAAGAAATCAAATAAATGATTTGTATGATGTATGTTGACAAGCTCAAAAAAGTGCAATTTGGAATAATATAAATGAAATGTATACTCAAATAATTTATCGTTCTAAAAATGCTTCTAATAGCAAGTTTATAGAATGAAACAAAGAAGAATTTGATAAAATAATAGAAAATCGAAAAAAATATAGTTTGGAAGTAAAATATTCTGTATATGTAGTAAATCCAATGGTAAATTTATCTAGTATTCAAGGTAATACTAATCAAAATCAATTGCTGGGTTCTACAGAGTGATACTTAAAAGACTTTTATTGAATAGATTTTTATGTTATTTGAAGTTAA
- a CDS encoding type II toxin-antitoxin system antitoxin SocA domain-containing protein, with amino-acid sequence MPIKKKTNTTWEKHIDQNEIDLYKKRLTIGTNIYHWRKYRGLSQSELAKKSGLTQAIISNLEKGEYNPSLDVLTKLSNVLSVPFEILTKSVISWKMLEVVDYILQKLDKLDILKAMKLLYFIDYEAHKTLGNKIVGINYYRWHYGPFNSEIYVLDSIYSKTNNKDFEAKSFFDKNLVLTSYEKKFIDKVLDEYGDLDSVALMEKSYDTEPMADYQKGDNNGMGNLVF; translated from the coding sequence ATGCCTATCAAAAAAAAGACAAATACAACTTGGGAAAAACATATTGATCAAAATGAAATTGATTTGTACAAAAAAAGATTAACTATCTGAACCAATATTTATCATTGGAGAAAGTATAGATGACTTTCTCAGTCAGAGCTTGCTAAGAAATCAGGTCTTACTCAAGCTATCATTTCCAATTTGGAAAAATGAGAATACAATCCTTCTTTGGATGTTCTTACCAAATTGAGTAATGTTTTATCAGTTCCTTTTGAGATTTTGACAAAGTCAGTTATTTCTTGGAAGATGTTGGAAGTAGTAGATTATATTTTGCAAAAACTTGATAAATTAGATATTTTGAAAGCTATGAAGCTTTTGTATTTCATAGATTATGAAGCTCATAAAACTTTGGGCAACAAGATAGTGTGAATTAATTATTATCGTTGGCATTATGGACCTTTCAATAGTGAAATATATGTTTTGGATAGTATTTATAGTAAGACCAACAACAAAGATTTTGAAGCTAAGTCGTTTTTTGATAAAAACTTGGTTTTGACAAGTTATGAAAAAAAGTTTATAGATAAAGTTTTGGATGAGTATGGAGATCTGGATAGTGTTGCTTTGATGGAAAAGTCTTATGATACTGAGCCAATGGCTGATTATCAAAAATGAGATAATAATGGTATGGGGAATTTAGTTTTTTAG
- a CDS encoding N-6 DNA methylase — MLNSNPQLKSKIEKLWDTFWSGGISNPLTAIEQISYLIFMKRLDEIDKQNLKKSQRLSGFDYTSVFEGTFEHNGQSYDKQTLRWSHWSELPAEQMFPFVRDVVFPFLKTLENGHGFTGSLKDASFLIPKASMLATSINIIEELNITEQNEDTAGDIYEYLLSEIATAGKNGQFRTPRHIIETMTSIVNPTKYDKILDPACGTAGFLIGAYKHILQQNTSSTGVIQDEDGQHYLADLLTEEDRKRIKQKNLHGYDFDSTMVRIANMNSIMHGISNPNIAYDDTLSKGFSHQEEFDVILANPPFTGSIDKSDVHSDFTIGTNKTELLFVELIYNKLVTGGRAAVIVPDGVLFGASNAHKKLRKLIVENSGLNAVISLPGGVFKPYAGVSTSILVFTKGDTTQKVWFYDVEKEGFSLDDKRTPLDKDQNDLPDLIQKYQEIVEKRNYDAVPGEDDRWFFVSKDEIVDNDYDLSISRYKNIEYQPIEYEKPEKLIQDIKDIESNIWKKLEEL; from the coding sequence ATGCTAAACTCAAATCCTCAACTAAAATCAAAAATAGAAAAATTATGGGATACTTTTTGGTCTGGAGGGATTTCCAATCCTTTGACTGCTATAGAACAAATTTCTTACCTTATTTTTATGAAAAGACTGGATGAGATAGACAAACAAAACCTCAAAAAATCCCAAAGACTTTCTGGTTTTGATTATACTTCTGTTTTTGAGTGAACTTTTGAACACAACGGCCAAAGCTACGACAAACAAACTCTTAGATGGTCACATTGGTCTGAACTTCCAGCAGAGCAAATGTTTCCCTTCGTTAGAGACGTTGTTTTCCCTTTCTTGAAAACCTTGGAGAATTGACACTGATTTACCTGAAGCCTCAAAGATGCCTCTTTCCTGATACCCAAAGCAAGTATGCTTGCCACTTCCATAAATATCATAGAAGAACTTAATATTACCGAACAAAACGAAGATACAGCTTGAGATATTTATGAATACTTACTTAGCGAAATCGCAACAGCCGGCAAAAACTGACAGTTCCGTACCCCAAGGCACATTATAGAAACTATGACAAGTATTGTAAATCCTACCAAATACGACAAAATTTTGGATCCTGCTTGTGGTACAGCTTGATTTTTGATATGAGCTTACAAACATATCCTGCAACAAAACACATCTTCTACTGGAGTTATCCAAGACGAAGACGGCCAACATTACCTTGCTGACTTGCTTACAGAAGAAGACCGAAAGAGAATAAAACAAAAAAATCTACACTGATATGATTTTGATAGTACTATGGTAAGGATTGCAAATATGAACAGTATAATGCATGGGATCTCCAATCCAAATATTGCTTATGATGATACTTTGTCCAAGGGCTTTTCTCACCAAGAAGAGTTTGATGTAATTCTTGCCAACCCGCCATTTACCTGAAGCATAGACAAATCTGATGTTCACAGTGATTTTACTATATGAACCAACAAGACAGAACTTTTGTTTGTAGAACTTATTTACAACAAACTTGTTACCTGAGGCAGGGCAGCAGTGATTGTACCGGATTGAGTGCTTTTTGGAGCTTCAAATGCACACAAAAAACTAAGGAAACTAATAGTAGAAAACTCTTGATTGAATGCAGTGATTTCTTTGCCAGGATGAGTTTTCAAACCTTATGCTTGAGTTAGCACTTCTATACTTGTATTTACCAAAGGTGATACTACCCAAAAAGTATGGTTTTATGATGTAGAAAAAGAATGATTTAGCCTAGACGACAAGAGAACTCCATTGGACAAAGACCAAAACGACCTACCTGATTTGATCCAAAAATATCAAGAAATAGTAGAAAAAAGAAATTATGATGCGGTTCCTTGAGAAGATGATCGCTGGTTTTTTGTATCCAAAGATGAGATAGTGGACAACGACTATGATCTAAGTATTTCCAGGTACAAAAATATAGAATATCAGCCAATAGAGTACGAAAAACCAGAAAAATTAATCCAGGATATCAAAGATATAGAAAGCAATATATGGAAAAAGTTGGAGGAGTTGTAA
- a CDS encoding integrase core domain-containing protein: MNIHKNTRLTPLQRKEVWEYYKRGMKPKDLHIKFNVSLPTIYKIIKRARTQEFLPRNSINNRFRNIRRGLLRLAKIESKIIEKKNKEARRYNKNYPGEMMHFDTKKLPLIRGAANKKSEYLFVGIDDYSRELYVAIMQDKTQVSSSMFLRQVIDECPYTIECVYSDNGVEYKGNDKHEFVKECVKSGIKQKFTKVRTPRTNGKAERVIRTLIDMWHSKEVFKSSEHRKMSLKRFVNRYNTVKPHKGLDNKTPYEVIEKFYYG, translated from the coding sequence ATGAATATACATAAAAATACAAGACTAACACCACTCCAGAGAAAAGAGGTCTGGGAATACTATAAAAGATGAATGAAGCCTAAGGATTTACATATTAAGTTCAATGTATCATTGCCTACCATATACAAGATAATAAAGAGAGCAAGAACTCAAGAGTTTTTACCAAGAAATTCTATCAATAATAGATTTAGAAACATTAGGCGATGATTACTTAGATTAGCTAAAATAGAATCTAAGATAATAGAAAAGAAAAACAAAGAAGCTAGAAGATACAATAAAAACTACCCTTGAGAAATGATGCATTTTGACACAAAAAAACTACCTCTTATAAGATGAGCAGCAAACAAAAAGTCTGAATACTTATTTGTATGAATAGACGACTATTCTAGAGAACTTTATGTAGCTATAATGCAAGATAAGACACAAGTATCTTCGTCTATGTTTCTTAGACAGGTAATAGATGAATGTCCTTACACTATTGAGTGTGTGTACTCAGATAATTGAGTTGAGTACAAATGAAATGATAAACATGAATTTGTTAAAGAGTGTGTAAAAAGCTGAATAAAGCAAAAATTTACAAAAGTTAGAACACCAAGAACAAATTGAAAAGCAGAGAGGGTTATAAGAACATTAATCGATATGTGGCACAGTAAGGAAGTTTTTAAGTCATCAGAACATAGAAAAATGTCTTTAAAAAGATTTGTAAATCGATATAACACTGTAAAGCCACATAAATGACTAGATAATAAAACTCCTTATGAAGTTATTGAAAAGTTCTATTACTGATAA